The proteins below come from a single Leptidea sinapis chromosome 20, ilLepSina1.1, whole genome shotgun sequence genomic window:
- the LOC126970263 gene encoding silk gland factor 1, with protein sequence MISQKLSYGDVPTSATLSSLSPGLAPHYVNGMGCMPAQPYPNLYSNNMVASGSCMGSPGVGYSPPSTMASCMGGAGGVPYGALPREQEAASPTSALQRARNDKTYRRSYTHAKPPYSYISLITMAIQNNPSRMLTLSEIYQFIMDLFPFYRQNQQRWQNSIRHSLSFNDCFVKVPRTPDKPGKGSFWTLHPDSGNMFENGCFLRRQKRFKDEKKETIRQAQKASQTHSHHGGHDKRDHGHEKSAPGAEDKDMRDELLAQLHAAPELCLPEHTPLALEHYAQLKQEPTGYAPAPHPFSITRLLPGADTKSDLKMYDVNYGYGHAPAENYYQSPLYHHHAHAHSQPPL encoded by the coding sequence ATGATCTCTCAGAAGCTCTCGTACGGCGACGTGCCGACGTCCGCGACGCTCTCCTCGCTATCTCCGGGCCTCGCGCCGCACTACGTCAACGGTATGGGCTGCATGCCGGCGCAGCCCTATCCCAATCTCTACTCCAACAACATGGTGGCCAGCGGCTCGTGTATGGGCTCGCCCGGCGTCGGGTACTCGCCGCCCAGCACCATGGCTTCCTGCATGGGAGGCGCCGGCGGCGTCCCCTACGGTGCTCTGCCCCGGGAGCAGGAGGCAGCCTCACCAACGTCGGCGCTGCAGCGGGCCCGCAACGACAAGACCTACCGCCGCTCGTACACGCACGCGAAGCCCCCGTACTCCTACATATCACTCATCACGATGGCCATCCAGAACAATCCGTCGAGGATGCTAACGCTGTCCGAAATCTACCAGTTCATCATGGATCTGTTCCCCTTCTACCGGCAGAACCAGCAACGTTGGCAGAACTCGATCCGACATTCGCTCTCGTTCAACGATTGTTTCGTGAAAGTGCCGCGGACGCCAGATAAGCCCGGAAAAGGCTCGTTCTGGACGCTGCATCCCGACAGCGGAAACATGTTCGAGAACGGCTGCTTTCTGCGGCGACAGAAGCGCTTCAAAGACGAGAAGAAAGAAACAATAAGGCAAGCGCAGAAAGCTTCACAGACGCACAGCCACCACGGCGGGCACGACAAAAGAGACCACGGACATGAGAAATCAGCTCCGGGTGCGGAAGATAAGGATATGCGTGATGAGTTGTTGGCGCAGCTTCACGCGGCGCCGGAGCTGTGCCTGCCGGAGCACACGCCGCTGGCTCTGGAGCATTACGCGCAGTTGAAGCAGGAGCCGACAGGGTACGCACCGGCTCCTCATCCGTTCAGCATAACGAGGCTGCTGCCGGGCGCCGACACCAAGTCAGACCTGAAGATGTACGACGTCAACTACGGCTACGGGCACGCGCCGGCCGAGAACTACTACCAGTCGCCACTCTACCATCATCACGCCCACGCCCACTCCCAGCCGCCCTTGTGA